From Pseudoalteromonas viridis, the proteins below share one genomic window:
- a CDS encoding Abi family protein yields MRNSPKVRYSKPPTTYHAQIKQLQARGLNVEDTEEAEFYLSQLNYYRLAAYFLPFEQNHSNHTFQANTSFGDVLNLYIFDRELRLLILDAIERFEVSLRTQLAYHLSHSYNTAHPHLKPELFLNPLIYGSSVSQLARDVKNSKEEFIKHLTSKYEELMPPIWAVVELMTLGNLSKWFSNIKQRKDRQDISRIYKLDEKVMTSFCQHLSLIRNHSAHHARLWNRDFTKTMMLPKNAPEALKQSLHLLPDSDRRLRKLYNTLTMTANLMDIIAPGNQWKLRLKHLISQHNIDTSKMGFPDNWQERPIWC; encoded by the coding sequence ATGCGCAACAGCCCTAAGGTCCGGTATAGCAAGCCTCCAACCACTTACCATGCCCAGATTAAGCAACTCCAGGCCCGAGGTTTAAACGTAGAAGACACAGAAGAAGCTGAGTTTTACTTATCACAGTTAAACTATTACAGGCTTGCCGCCTACTTTCTGCCATTTGAACAAAACCATTCAAATCATACATTTCAAGCTAACACCTCATTCGGCGACGTATTAAACCTGTATATATTTGACCGGGAGCTTAGGCTGCTTATACTAGACGCAATTGAACGATTTGAAGTTTCCCTGCGCACCCAGCTCGCTTACCACCTCAGCCATTCCTATAACACAGCACACCCTCATTTAAAGCCTGAGCTGTTTTTAAATCCATTGATATATGGTAGCAGTGTCAGTCAGTTAGCTAGGGATGTTAAGAATAGTAAAGAAGAATTTATCAAGCACTTAACGTCGAAATATGAAGAGCTAATGCCTCCAATCTGGGCAGTGGTTGAACTAATGACCTTAGGCAACCTATCTAAATGGTTTTCGAATATCAAACAGCGAAAAGATAGACAAGATATAAGCCGCATTTACAAACTGGATGAAAAGGTCATGACGTCGTTTTGTCAGCACCTATCTTTAATCAGAAATCACTCAGCACATCATGCGAGGCTCTGGAACCGAGATTTTACCAAAACCATGATGCTCCCCAAAAACGCGCCTGAAGCATTAAAGCAATCGTTGCATCTTCTTCCTGATAGCGATAGGCGCCTTCGCAAGCTCTACAATACTCTCACAATGACCGCAAACTTGATGGATATAATAGCGCCAGGCAACCAGTGGAAACTCAGGCTGAAACACTTAA
- a CDS encoding nuclear transport factor 2 family protein translates to MLKTLSATLLLLVSTLTFAAGKDAPTINFSELQKSNWSEQELKNARLVTDFVQNLMNNHNFDYVLAHYNDSAYVQHNRNLPDKIPGLVGFLQEFVADYPDYSYDVKHIYADGDFVIFHSHATLDKDHRGNDQKGMNIIDTWRIEDGRIVEHWDSIQALDLSMRLYSLFSGGDIQNDNGVF, encoded by the coding sequence ATGTTGAAAACCCTAAGCGCCACCCTACTTTTACTGGTAAGCACCCTGACCTTTGCCGCAGGTAAAGACGCACCGACGATCAATTTCAGCGAGTTACAAAAGTCAAACTGGAGCGAGCAGGAGCTAAAAAACGCACGCCTGGTCACCGACTTTGTGCAAAACCTTATGAACAACCACAATTTTGATTATGTACTGGCGCACTACAACGACAGTGCGTATGTGCAGCACAACCGCAACTTACCGGATAAAATCCCCGGTCTGGTCGGCTTTTTACAAGAGTTTGTTGCAGACTATCCGGACTACAGCTACGACGTAAAACACATTTACGCCGACGGCGACTTCGTGATTTTTCACTCTCACGCCACGCTGGATAAAGATCACCGCGGCAATGACCAAAAAGGCATGAACATCATCGACACCTGGCGCATCGAAGACGGCCGCATTGTAGAACACTGGGACTCAATCCAGGCCCTGGACCTGTCGATGCGCCTGTACTCACTTTTCAGCGGTGGCGATATTCAAAATGATAATGGCGTGTTTTGA